One window from the genome of Hippopotamus amphibius kiboko isolate mHipAmp2 chromosome 13, mHipAmp2.hap2, whole genome shotgun sequence encodes:
- the NELFA gene encoding negative elongation factor A isoform X4 yields the protein MASMRESDTGLWLHNKLGATDELWAPPSMASLLTAAVIDNIRLCFHGLSSAVKLKLLLGTLHLPRRTVDEMKGALTEIIQLATLDSDPWVLMVADILKSFPDAGSLNLDLEEQNPNVQDILGELREKVSECEASAMLPLECQYLNKNALTTLAGPLTPPVKHFQLKRKPKSATLRAELLQKSTETAQQLKRSAGVPFHAKGRGLLRKMDTTTPLRGIPKQAPFRSPTAPSVFSPAGNRTPMPPSRTPLRKERGVKLLDISELDVVGAGREAKRRRKTLDAEAVEKPAKEETVVENATPDYAAGLVSTQKLGSLNNEPALPSTSYLPATPSVVPASSYIPSSEAPPAPSSREASLQASRTPEEPSTPSPALPAQFKQRAPLYNSGPSPAAPTPAAPTSPLTPSTPPAVAPATQTPPVAMVAPQAQPPTQQQPKKNLSLTREQMFAAQEMFKTANKVTRPEKALILGFMAGSRENPCQEQGDVIQIKLSEHTEDLPKSDGQGSTTMLVDTVFEMNYATGQWTRFKKYKPMANVS from the exons atggCGTCGATGCGGGAGAGCGACACGGGCCTGTGGCTGCACAACAAGCTGGGCGCCACGGACGAGCTGTGGGCGCCGCCCAGCATGGCGTCGCTGCTCACGGCCGCGGTCATCGACAACATCCGCCTCTGCTTCCACGGCCTCTCGTCGGCCGTGAAGCTCAAGCTGCTGCTCGGGACGCTGCACCTCCCGCGCCGCACGGTGGACGAG atGAAGGGCGCCCTCACAGAGATCATCCAGCTCGCCACCCTGGACTCGGACCCCTGGGTTCTCATGGTGGCCGACATCCTGAAGTCCTTTCCTGATGCCGGATCTCTCAACCTTGATCTTGAAGAGCAGAATCCCAACGTTCAAGACATTTTAGGAGAACTTAGAGAAAAGG TGAGCGAGTGTGAGGCGTCCGCCATGCTCCCGCTGGAGTGCCAGTACTTGAACAAGAACGCCCTGACGACCCTCGCTGGGCCCCTCACTCCCCCCGTGAAGCATTTTCAGTTGAAAAGGAAACCGAAGAGTGCCACGCTGCGGGCGGAGCTCCTGCAGAAAT CCACCGAGACCGCGCAGCAGCTGAAGAGGAGCGCGGGGGTGCCCTTCCACGCCAAGGGCCGGGGGCTGCTCCGGAAGATGGACACCACGA CCCCGCTCAGAGGCATCCCGAAGCAGGCGCCCTTCAGGAGCCCCACCGCCCCCAGCGTCTTCAGCCCCGCCGGGAACCGCACGCCCATGCCGCCGTCCAGGACGCCTCTGCGGAAGGAGAGGGGCGTTAAG CTCCTCGACATCTCCGAGCTGGACGTGGTCGGGGCCGGCCGGGAGgccaagaggaggaggaagacgctGG ACGCAGAGGCGGTGGAGAAGCCAGCCAAGGAGGAGACGGTCGTGGAGAACGCCACCCCCGACTACGCGGCCGGCCTGGTGTCCACACAG AAACTCGGGTCTCTGAACAACGAGCCTGCGCTGCCCTCCACGAGCTACCTGCCGGCGACGCCCAGCGTGGTCCCGGCCTCCTCCTACATCCCCAGCTCCGAGGCCCCGCCAG CCCCGTCTTCCCGGGAAGCCAGCCTGCAGGCCAGCCGGACCCCCGAGGAACCCAGCACCCCGAGCCCTGCGCTGCCGGCACAGTTCAAGCAGAGGGCGCCCCTGTACAACAgcggccccagccccgcggcgCCCACACCTGCGGCGCCCACCTCACCCCTGACGCCCAGCACGCCCCCAGCTGTCGCCCCCGCCACCCAGACGCCACCGGTGGCCATGGTggccccccaggcccagccccccaCCCAACAGCAGCCCAAGAAGAACCTGTCGCTCACG AGGGAGCAGATGTTTGCCGCGCAGGAGATGTTCAAGACAGCCAACAAGGTCACGCGGCCCGAGAAGGCCCTCATCCTGGGCTTCATGGCCGGCTCCCGAG AGAACCCGTGCCAGGAGCAGGGCGATGTGATCCAGATCAAGCTGAGCGAGCACACAGAGGACCTGCCCAAGTCGGACGGCCAGGGCAGCACCACCATGCTGGTGGACACTGTCTTCGAGATGAACTACGCCACGGGCCAGTGGACGCGCTTCAAGAAGTACAAGCCCATGGCCAACGTGTCCTAG
- the NELFA gene encoding negative elongation factor A isoform X2, with protein MASMRESDTGLWLHNKLGATDELWAPPSMASLLTAAVIDNIRLCFHGLSSAVKLKLLLGTLHLPRRTVDEMKGALTEIIQLATLDSDPWVLMVADILKSFPDAGSLNLDLEEQNPNVQDILGELREKVSECEASAMLPLECQYLNKNALTTLAGPLTPPVKHFQLKRKPKSATLRAELLQKSTETAQQLKRSAGVPFHAKGRGLLRKMDTTSKATTAREPCGCCRVSAPLRGIPKQAPFRSPTAPSVFSPAGNRTPMPPSRTPLRKERGVKLLDISELDVVGAGREAKRRRKTLDAEAVEKPAKEETVVENATPDYAAGLVSTQKLGSLNNEPALPSTSYLPATPSVVPASSYIPSSEAPPAPSSREASLQASRTPEEPSTPSPALPAQFKQRAPLYNSGPSPAAPTPAAPTSPLTPSTPPAVAPATQTPPVAMVAPQAQPPTQQQPKKNLSLTREQMFAAQEMFKTANKVTRPEKALILGFMAGSRENPCQEQGDVIQIKLSEHTEDLPKSDGQGSTTMLVDTVFEMNYATGQWTRFKKYKPMANVS; from the exons atggCGTCGATGCGGGAGAGCGACACGGGCCTGTGGCTGCACAACAAGCTGGGCGCCACGGACGAGCTGTGGGCGCCGCCCAGCATGGCGTCGCTGCTCACGGCCGCGGTCATCGACAACATCCGCCTCTGCTTCCACGGCCTCTCGTCGGCCGTGAAGCTCAAGCTGCTGCTCGGGACGCTGCACCTCCCGCGCCGCACGGTGGACGAG atGAAGGGCGCCCTCACAGAGATCATCCAGCTCGCCACCCTGGACTCGGACCCCTGGGTTCTCATGGTGGCCGACATCCTGAAGTCCTTTCCTGATGCCGGATCTCTCAACCTTGATCTTGAAGAGCAGAATCCCAACGTTCAAGACATTTTAGGAGAACTTAGAGAAAAGG TGAGCGAGTGTGAGGCGTCCGCCATGCTCCCGCTGGAGTGCCAGTACTTGAACAAGAACGCCCTGACGACCCTCGCTGGGCCCCTCACTCCCCCCGTGAAGCATTTTCAGTTGAAAAGGAAACCGAAGAGTGCCACGCTGCGGGCGGAGCTCCTGCAGAAAT CCACCGAGACCGCGCAGCAGCTGAAGAGGAGCGCGGGGGTGCCCTTCCACGCCAAGGGCCGGGGGCTGCTCCGGAAGATGGACACCACGAGTAAGGCCACCACCGCCCGCGAGCCCTGCGGGTGCTGCCGGGTCTCTG CCCCGCTCAGAGGCATCCCGAAGCAGGCGCCCTTCAGGAGCCCCACCGCCCCCAGCGTCTTCAGCCCCGCCGGGAACCGCACGCCCATGCCGCCGTCCAGGACGCCTCTGCGGAAGGAGAGGGGCGTTAAG CTCCTCGACATCTCCGAGCTGGACGTGGTCGGGGCCGGCCGGGAGgccaagaggaggaggaagacgctGG ACGCAGAGGCGGTGGAGAAGCCAGCCAAGGAGGAGACGGTCGTGGAGAACGCCACCCCCGACTACGCGGCCGGCCTGGTGTCCACACAG AAACTCGGGTCTCTGAACAACGAGCCTGCGCTGCCCTCCACGAGCTACCTGCCGGCGACGCCCAGCGTGGTCCCGGCCTCCTCCTACATCCCCAGCTCCGAGGCCCCGCCAG CCCCGTCTTCCCGGGAAGCCAGCCTGCAGGCCAGCCGGACCCCCGAGGAACCCAGCACCCCGAGCCCTGCGCTGCCGGCACAGTTCAAGCAGAGGGCGCCCCTGTACAACAgcggccccagccccgcggcgCCCACACCTGCGGCGCCCACCTCACCCCTGACGCCCAGCACGCCCCCAGCTGTCGCCCCCGCCACCCAGACGCCACCGGTGGCCATGGTggccccccaggcccagccccccaCCCAACAGCAGCCCAAGAAGAACCTGTCGCTCACG AGGGAGCAGATGTTTGCCGCGCAGGAGATGTTCAAGACAGCCAACAAGGTCACGCGGCCCGAGAAGGCCCTCATCCTGGGCTTCATGGCCGGCTCCCGAG AGAACCCGTGCCAGGAGCAGGGCGATGTGATCCAGATCAAGCTGAGCGAGCACACAGAGGACCTGCCCAAGTCGGACGGCCAGGGCAGCACCACCATGCTGGTGGACACTGTCTTCGAGATGAACTACGCCACGGGCCAGTGGACGCGCTTCAAGAAGTACAAGCCCATGGCCAACGTGTCCTAG
- the NELFA gene encoding negative elongation factor A isoform X3 gives MASMRESDTGLWLHNKLGATDELWAPPSMASLLTAAVIDNIRLCFHGLSSAVKLKLLLGTLHLPRRTVDEETAFQSRGSCHRPMKGALTEIIQLATLDSDPWVLMVADILKSFPDAGSLNLDLEEQNPNVQDILGELREKVSECEASAMLPLECQYLNKNALTTLAGPLTPPVKHFQLKRKPKSATLRAELLQKSTETAQQLKRSAGVPFHAKGRGLLRKMDTTTPLRGIPKQAPFRSPTAPSVFSPAGNRTPMPPSRTPLRKERGVKLLDISELDVVGAGREAKRRRKTLDAEAVEKPAKEETVVENATPDYAAGLVSTQKLGSLNNEPALPSTSYLPATPSVVPASSYIPSSEAPPAPSSREASLQASRTPEEPSTPSPALPAQFKQRAPLYNSGPSPAAPTPAAPTSPLTPSTPPAVAPATQTPPVAMVAPQAQPPTQQQPKKNLSLTREQMFAAQEMFKTANKVTRPEKALILGFMAGSRENPCQEQGDVIQIKLSEHTEDLPKSDGQGSTTMLVDTVFEMNYATGQWTRFKKYKPMANVS, from the exons atggCGTCGATGCGGGAGAGCGACACGGGCCTGTGGCTGCACAACAAGCTGGGCGCCACGGACGAGCTGTGGGCGCCGCCCAGCATGGCGTCGCTGCTCACGGCCGCGGTCATCGACAACATCCGCCTCTGCTTCCACGGCCTCTCGTCGGCCGTGAAGCTCAAGCTGCTGCTCGGGACGCTGCACCTCCCGCGCCGCACGGTGGACGAG GAGACAGCCTTCCAGAGCCGGGGCAGCTGCCACCGACCT atGAAGGGCGCCCTCACAGAGATCATCCAGCTCGCCACCCTGGACTCGGACCCCTGGGTTCTCATGGTGGCCGACATCCTGAAGTCCTTTCCTGATGCCGGATCTCTCAACCTTGATCTTGAAGAGCAGAATCCCAACGTTCAAGACATTTTAGGAGAACTTAGAGAAAAGG TGAGCGAGTGTGAGGCGTCCGCCATGCTCCCGCTGGAGTGCCAGTACTTGAACAAGAACGCCCTGACGACCCTCGCTGGGCCCCTCACTCCCCCCGTGAAGCATTTTCAGTTGAAAAGGAAACCGAAGAGTGCCACGCTGCGGGCGGAGCTCCTGCAGAAAT CCACCGAGACCGCGCAGCAGCTGAAGAGGAGCGCGGGGGTGCCCTTCCACGCCAAGGGCCGGGGGCTGCTCCGGAAGATGGACACCACGA CCCCGCTCAGAGGCATCCCGAAGCAGGCGCCCTTCAGGAGCCCCACCGCCCCCAGCGTCTTCAGCCCCGCCGGGAACCGCACGCCCATGCCGCCGTCCAGGACGCCTCTGCGGAAGGAGAGGGGCGTTAAG CTCCTCGACATCTCCGAGCTGGACGTGGTCGGGGCCGGCCGGGAGgccaagaggaggaggaagacgctGG ACGCAGAGGCGGTGGAGAAGCCAGCCAAGGAGGAGACGGTCGTGGAGAACGCCACCCCCGACTACGCGGCCGGCCTGGTGTCCACACAG AAACTCGGGTCTCTGAACAACGAGCCTGCGCTGCCCTCCACGAGCTACCTGCCGGCGACGCCCAGCGTGGTCCCGGCCTCCTCCTACATCCCCAGCTCCGAGGCCCCGCCAG CCCCGTCTTCCCGGGAAGCCAGCCTGCAGGCCAGCCGGACCCCCGAGGAACCCAGCACCCCGAGCCCTGCGCTGCCGGCACAGTTCAAGCAGAGGGCGCCCCTGTACAACAgcggccccagccccgcggcgCCCACACCTGCGGCGCCCACCTCACCCCTGACGCCCAGCACGCCCCCAGCTGTCGCCCCCGCCACCCAGACGCCACCGGTGGCCATGGTggccccccaggcccagccccccaCCCAACAGCAGCCCAAGAAGAACCTGTCGCTCACG AGGGAGCAGATGTTTGCCGCGCAGGAGATGTTCAAGACAGCCAACAAGGTCACGCGGCCCGAGAAGGCCCTCATCCTGGGCTTCATGGCCGGCTCCCGAG AGAACCCGTGCCAGGAGCAGGGCGATGTGATCCAGATCAAGCTGAGCGAGCACACAGAGGACCTGCCCAAGTCGGACGGCCAGGGCAGCACCACCATGCTGGTGGACACTGTCTTCGAGATGAACTACGCCACGGGCCAGTGGACGCGCTTCAAGAAGTACAAGCCCATGGCCAACGTGTCCTAG
- the NELFA gene encoding negative elongation factor A isoform X1, producing the protein MASMRESDTGLWLHNKLGATDELWAPPSMASLLTAAVIDNIRLCFHGLSSAVKLKLLLGTLHLPRRTVDEETAFQSRGSCHRPMKGALTEIIQLATLDSDPWVLMVADILKSFPDAGSLNLDLEEQNPNVQDILGELREKVSECEASAMLPLECQYLNKNALTTLAGPLTPPVKHFQLKRKPKSATLRAELLQKSTETAQQLKRSAGVPFHAKGRGLLRKMDTTSKATTAREPCGCCRVSAPLRGIPKQAPFRSPTAPSVFSPAGNRTPMPPSRTPLRKERGVKLLDISELDVVGAGREAKRRRKTLDAEAVEKPAKEETVVENATPDYAAGLVSTQKLGSLNNEPALPSTSYLPATPSVVPASSYIPSSEAPPAPSSREASLQASRTPEEPSTPSPALPAQFKQRAPLYNSGPSPAAPTPAAPTSPLTPSTPPAVAPATQTPPVAMVAPQAQPPTQQQPKKNLSLTREQMFAAQEMFKTANKVTRPEKALILGFMAGSRENPCQEQGDVIQIKLSEHTEDLPKSDGQGSTTMLVDTVFEMNYATGQWTRFKKYKPMANVS; encoded by the exons atggCGTCGATGCGGGAGAGCGACACGGGCCTGTGGCTGCACAACAAGCTGGGCGCCACGGACGAGCTGTGGGCGCCGCCCAGCATGGCGTCGCTGCTCACGGCCGCGGTCATCGACAACATCCGCCTCTGCTTCCACGGCCTCTCGTCGGCCGTGAAGCTCAAGCTGCTGCTCGGGACGCTGCACCTCCCGCGCCGCACGGTGGACGAG GAGACAGCCTTCCAGAGCCGGGGCAGCTGCCACCGACCT atGAAGGGCGCCCTCACAGAGATCATCCAGCTCGCCACCCTGGACTCGGACCCCTGGGTTCTCATGGTGGCCGACATCCTGAAGTCCTTTCCTGATGCCGGATCTCTCAACCTTGATCTTGAAGAGCAGAATCCCAACGTTCAAGACATTTTAGGAGAACTTAGAGAAAAGG TGAGCGAGTGTGAGGCGTCCGCCATGCTCCCGCTGGAGTGCCAGTACTTGAACAAGAACGCCCTGACGACCCTCGCTGGGCCCCTCACTCCCCCCGTGAAGCATTTTCAGTTGAAAAGGAAACCGAAGAGTGCCACGCTGCGGGCGGAGCTCCTGCAGAAAT CCACCGAGACCGCGCAGCAGCTGAAGAGGAGCGCGGGGGTGCCCTTCCACGCCAAGGGCCGGGGGCTGCTCCGGAAGATGGACACCACGAGTAAGGCCACCACCGCCCGCGAGCCCTGCGGGTGCTGCCGGGTCTCTG CCCCGCTCAGAGGCATCCCGAAGCAGGCGCCCTTCAGGAGCCCCACCGCCCCCAGCGTCTTCAGCCCCGCCGGGAACCGCACGCCCATGCCGCCGTCCAGGACGCCTCTGCGGAAGGAGAGGGGCGTTAAG CTCCTCGACATCTCCGAGCTGGACGTGGTCGGGGCCGGCCGGGAGgccaagaggaggaggaagacgctGG ACGCAGAGGCGGTGGAGAAGCCAGCCAAGGAGGAGACGGTCGTGGAGAACGCCACCCCCGACTACGCGGCCGGCCTGGTGTCCACACAG AAACTCGGGTCTCTGAACAACGAGCCTGCGCTGCCCTCCACGAGCTACCTGCCGGCGACGCCCAGCGTGGTCCCGGCCTCCTCCTACATCCCCAGCTCCGAGGCCCCGCCAG CCCCGTCTTCCCGGGAAGCCAGCCTGCAGGCCAGCCGGACCCCCGAGGAACCCAGCACCCCGAGCCCTGCGCTGCCGGCACAGTTCAAGCAGAGGGCGCCCCTGTACAACAgcggccccagccccgcggcgCCCACACCTGCGGCGCCCACCTCACCCCTGACGCCCAGCACGCCCCCAGCTGTCGCCCCCGCCACCCAGACGCCACCGGTGGCCATGGTggccccccaggcccagccccccaCCCAACAGCAGCCCAAGAAGAACCTGTCGCTCACG AGGGAGCAGATGTTTGCCGCGCAGGAGATGTTCAAGACAGCCAACAAGGTCACGCGGCCCGAGAAGGCCCTCATCCTGGGCTTCATGGCCGGCTCCCGAG AGAACCCGTGCCAGGAGCAGGGCGATGTGATCCAGATCAAGCTGAGCGAGCACACAGAGGACCTGCCCAAGTCGGACGGCCAGGGCAGCACCACCATGCTGGTGGACACTGTCTTCGAGATGAACTACGCCACGGGCCAGTGGACGCGCTTCAAGAAGTACAAGCCCATGGCCAACGTGTCCTAG
- the NELFA gene encoding negative elongation factor A isoform X5, which translates to MLVLERAVSECEASAMLPLECQYLNKNALTTLAGPLTPPVKHFQLKRKPKSATLRAELLQKSTETAQQLKRSAGVPFHAKGRGLLRKMDTTSKATTAREPCGCCRVSAPLRGIPKQAPFRSPTAPSVFSPAGNRTPMPPSRTPLRKERGVKLLDISELDVVGAGREAKRRRKTLDAEAVEKPAKEETVVENATPDYAAGLVSTQKLGSLNNEPALPSTSYLPATPSVVPASSYIPSSEAPPAPSSREASLQASRTPEEPSTPSPALPAQFKQRAPLYNSGPSPAAPTPAAPTSPLTPSTPPAVAPATQTPPVAMVAPQAQPPTQQQPKKNLSLTREQMFAAQEMFKTANKVTRPEKALILGFMAGSRENPCQEQGDVIQIKLSEHTEDLPKSDGQGSTTMLVDTVFEMNYATGQWTRFKKYKPMANVS; encoded by the exons ATGTTGGTTCTCGAACGAGCAGTGAGCGAGTGTGAGGCGTCCGCCATGCTCCCGCTGGAGTGCCAGTACTTGAACAAGAACGCCCTGACGACCCTCGCTGGGCCCCTCACTCCCCCCGTGAAGCATTTTCAGTTGAAAAGGAAACCGAAGAGTGCCACGCTGCGGGCGGAGCTCCTGCAGAAAT CCACCGAGACCGCGCAGCAGCTGAAGAGGAGCGCGGGGGTGCCCTTCCACGCCAAGGGCCGGGGGCTGCTCCGGAAGATGGACACCACGAGTAAGGCCACCACCGCCCGCGAGCCCTGCGGGTGCTGCCGGGTCTCTG CCCCGCTCAGAGGCATCCCGAAGCAGGCGCCCTTCAGGAGCCCCACCGCCCCCAGCGTCTTCAGCCCCGCCGGGAACCGCACGCCCATGCCGCCGTCCAGGACGCCTCTGCGGAAGGAGAGGGGCGTTAAG CTCCTCGACATCTCCGAGCTGGACGTGGTCGGGGCCGGCCGGGAGgccaagaggaggaggaagacgctGG ACGCAGAGGCGGTGGAGAAGCCAGCCAAGGAGGAGACGGTCGTGGAGAACGCCACCCCCGACTACGCGGCCGGCCTGGTGTCCACACAG AAACTCGGGTCTCTGAACAACGAGCCTGCGCTGCCCTCCACGAGCTACCTGCCGGCGACGCCCAGCGTGGTCCCGGCCTCCTCCTACATCCCCAGCTCCGAGGCCCCGCCAG CCCCGTCTTCCCGGGAAGCCAGCCTGCAGGCCAGCCGGACCCCCGAGGAACCCAGCACCCCGAGCCCTGCGCTGCCGGCACAGTTCAAGCAGAGGGCGCCCCTGTACAACAgcggccccagccccgcggcgCCCACACCTGCGGCGCCCACCTCACCCCTGACGCCCAGCACGCCCCCAGCTGTCGCCCCCGCCACCCAGACGCCACCGGTGGCCATGGTggccccccaggcccagccccccaCCCAACAGCAGCCCAAGAAGAACCTGTCGCTCACG AGGGAGCAGATGTTTGCCGCGCAGGAGATGTTCAAGACAGCCAACAAGGTCACGCGGCCCGAGAAGGCCCTCATCCTGGGCTTCATGGCCGGCTCCCGAG AGAACCCGTGCCAGGAGCAGGGCGATGTGATCCAGATCAAGCTGAGCGAGCACACAGAGGACCTGCCCAAGTCGGACGGCCAGGGCAGCACCACCATGCTGGTGGACACTGTCTTCGAGATGAACTACGCCACGGGCCAGTGGACGCGCTTCAAGAAGTACAAGCCCATGGCCAACGTGTCCTAG